In Microbulbifer celer, a single window of DNA contains:
- a CDS encoding DUF5991 domain-containing protein: MKPVSQTFIMTALAALLLFFTAACQSSVDWVGTYTFTNDLGEDPGGAAISMEYQLKLNSDHCEVAISGYQADTLIRCVSERSDETAVIRFYSYSNGEVKNIYGVEVYKVGEPLFTLRQSESTPKALLTEWGALMPDGIENRVGSYFVKQ; the protein is encoded by the coding sequence ATGAAACCAGTATCACAAACATTCATCATGACAGCTTTAGCTGCTTTACTTCTTTTTTTTACCGCCGCGTGTCAGTCCAGTGTGGATTGGGTTGGAACCTATACCTTTACCAATGATCTGGGTGAGGACCCCGGCGGGGCGGCTATCTCGATGGAATATCAACTAAAGCTCAATAGTGATCACTGTGAGGTCGCTATTTCTGGCTACCAGGCTGATACCCTGATTCGATGCGTTTCTGAAAGAAGTGACGAGACGGCGGTAATTCGATTTTACTCCTATAGCAATGGAGAAGTGAAAAACATATATGGTGTTGAGGTCTACAAGGTAGGCGAGCCACTCTTTACCCTGCGACAGTCCGAATCCACACCAAAAGCGCTTCTGACAGAGTGGGGAGCCTTGATGCCCGATGGAATTGAAAATAGGGTAGGAAGTTACTTTGTAAAACAGTAA
- a CDS encoding GlyGly-CTERM sorting domain-containing protein (This protein contains a GlyGly-CTERM protein-sorting domain, as detected by TIGR03501. These domains are found at the C-terminus of secreted proteins in organisms that possess both rhombosortase, which is an intramembrane serine proteinase (see TIGR03902), and a type II secretion system (T2SS). In at least some cases, such as VesB from Vibrio cholerae, cleavage by rhombosortase is followed first by attachment of a glycerophosphoethanolamine-containing moiety, then by transport by the T2SS across the outer membrane and release into the medium in soluble form.), whose product MPRAVFLFLSLSVSLLLSAQQAWSADGRSDYDLDDDGLIEINDWSDLDEVRNNLDGASLYGSSAGCPADGCIGFELTTDLDFDTNGDGILDGKDTYWNEGEGWLPIGSNGANDFTGVFHGGGHLIRNLMVSRPYTDLQGLFGFIRGASVKELGLTGNLTKIEGNGSTGTLAGYADSSQITAVFASSNVTGTGDDIGGLVGNASDSEITASYFTGTVSGGEFVGGLVGARAESITASISTAYVTADRFSGGLIGRWGTVSASYWAVDVSGQTDAHYSGAEATLAELQCPTNTDNTTCADAILYEGWSNYTGAGGNAYWDFGSDTELPGLRLQGSVYRDGDGDGAHEADDAFPEHFAASVDSDGDGAPDAWRGGCEVDCQSASGLVLDQFPETAAAAVDADLDGLPDQWNEGCDSACQTASGLALDSLPNDSDNDGISNAEDYDDNNDGIVDADADSDGLIEISSLAELDAIRHSLAGAGLRLVADGELNISGCPHIPHNGVLQQRCSGYELTADLDFDTNGDGVLDSNDSYWNEGQGWQPIGDSLANPFTAVFHGNGHLIRNVMSARPTTDYQSLFGCLEDATVMDLGLNGPLMRIEGNRYVGGLAGGVRRSQISAVFVSGFIQGNTITSGGLVGYAVESEISTSYVTGSVRGVDVVGGLVGVNDDSDINASVSTAWVFGSSRSGGLIGYEEGRLGVVSASYWAEDASGQTSSKGGIGATLDELRCPTGADNTTCADTTLFDGWSNRIDGSGNTYWDFGTDTELPGLVLSGTVYRDGDGDGAADADDVYPAEFAGSVDSDVDGAIDSWTPGCDANCRADSGLTLDHFPDTAAAIVDADWDGLPDHWNEGCDSGCQSASGLTLDSALNDTDNDGIVNSIDDDDNSDGIVDADSDSDGLIEVSTLAELNAIRNSLSGGGLRLEAEGELNSSGCPYIVYDGVLQQRCRGYELTADLDFDTNGDGILDSNDTYWNDGEGWKPIGRDYENVFSGVFHGNGHVIRNLMITRPDTNFQGLFGHISNAIIKELGLSGPLMAVTGRYNVGGLAGVARYSQISASYVSGSVTGTDAAIGGLIGYAPYSEISASFTTGAVTGDNDVGGLVGAAFYGQITNSISTAFVSARHSSGGLAGDVYETAVNTSYWAEDASGTTSSDGGGTGFSLAELQCPTAADNTVCTDTTLFEGWSDSVDADGNTYWDFGSNSELPGLLLNGTVYRDGDGDGAADADDPYPAEFAGGFDSDGDGAIDFWTLGCDADCRAASGLILDQFPDTAAASVDADWDGLPDEWNDGCDSACQSASGLTLDDDNDNDGVANEVDAFPTHAAAAVDADNDGLPDAWLDSCDSACQSGSGLTLDASLNDTDNDGVVNDEDAFVDNAAASVDTDGDGFPDAWLDSCDSACQSASGLTLDDDNDDDGVANEADAFPIHAAAAVDADNDGHPDAWLDTCDSACQSASGLTLDTSLNDTDNDGVVNDEDAFVDNAAASVDADNDGLPDAWLDSCDSACQSASGLTLDTSLNDTDNDGVVNDEDAFVDNAAASVDTDGDGLPDAWLDSCDSACQSASGLALDDDNDNDGVANEADAFPIHAAASVDADDDGFPDAWLDTCDSACQSASSLTLDTSLNDTDNDGVVNDEDAFVGNAAASVDTDNDGLPDAWLDSCDSACQSASGLTLDDDNDDDGVANEADAFPIHAAASVDADNDGLPDVWLDSCDSACQSASGLTLDASLNDTDNDGVVNDEDAFVDNAAASVDTDGDGLPDAWLDSCDSACQSASGLALDDDNDNDGVANEADAFPIHAAASVDADNDGLPDAWLDSCDSACQSASGLTLDTSLNDTDNDGVVNDEDAFVDNAAASVDTDGDGLPDAWLDTCDSTCQSESGLTLDTSLNDTDNDGVVNSEDAYPTDPDRAEDEDAPEMASVPESISVAATGETTLVTLDVVQAQAHDNFDDQLDYQVELDGEVLVRNAEQQVSLPSGALTLDWVAVDDAGNRSEPMAQTVKVYPLVRFSLSESVTGEQNLAEVAVSLSGPSPEYPVAVLVDWIEADSDANAADLVTEGQNGVDLANLGLIIESADALENAVLEIPVAADDEVEPDEYFTLELNSAWAGEDEPFAMPIDEDHQRHRMTFTDTNIAPTAEVSAVQAGEPGSVFITDAGEVTVTAEVTDVNGGDSHSYQWYTDELPVTPGDQASFTFDPQVMSQGDYSIRVVVTDDGNPMLSSDEVTFEFTLEEAEVPDDGGNDEGGADDGDSDDGDSDGGQDSGGGQNPPSTGGGSSGGSSGGSINLWLLCLLTLAGLWRRRLIR is encoded by the coding sequence ATGCCACGCGCTGTTTTCTTATTCCTTTCCCTAAGCGTTTCCCTGCTGCTTTCAGCCCAGCAAGCCTGGTCCGCCGACGGCCGCTCAGATTATGACCTCGATGACGATGGTTTAATCGAAATCAATGACTGGTCTGATTTAGATGAAGTTCGCAATAATCTGGATGGTGCTTCCCTCTATGGCAGCAGTGCCGGCTGCCCTGCGGATGGCTGTATCGGTTTTGAGCTGACCACAGATCTGGATTTTGACACCAATGGTGATGGGATTCTCGATGGCAAAGATACCTACTGGAATGAAGGCGAGGGCTGGTTGCCGATAGGCAGTAACGGCGCCAATGATTTCACAGGGGTTTTTCACGGCGGGGGTCACCTTATTCGTAACCTGATGGTTTCGCGCCCCTACACAGATTTACAAGGGTTGTTTGGTTTTATTCGCGGTGCGAGCGTAAAAGAGCTTGGGTTGACCGGGAACTTGACGAAAATCGAAGGTAACGGTTCAACGGGTACTTTGGCAGGCTATGCAGACTCTAGTCAGATAACAGCTGTTTTTGCTAGCAGTAATGTTACTGGCACTGGTGACGATATTGGTGGTTTAGTCGGCAATGCCAGCGACAGTGAAATTACTGCTAGTTATTTCACAGGCACCGTGAGCGGCGGTGAATTTGTTGGTGGACTGGTGGGGGCCAGGGCCGAGAGTATCACAGCCAGTATTTCGACGGCGTATGTTACCGCCGACCGCTTCTCGGGTGGACTAATTGGTCGGTGGGGGACAGTTAGTGCGAGCTATTGGGCTGTTGATGTTTCGGGGCAAACTGATGCTCACTATTCTGGTGCAGAAGCAACGCTGGCCGAACTTCAGTGCCCAACTAACACCGATAACACCACCTGCGCGGATGCCATTCTTTATGAAGGTTGGTCCAACTATACAGGCGCAGGAGGTAATGCCTACTGGGATTTTGGCAGCGATACCGAGCTGCCGGGGCTGCGGTTGCAAGGCAGTGTTTACCGCGATGGTGACGGCGATGGTGCCCATGAGGCAGATGACGCCTTCCCCGAGCACTTTGCGGCTAGTGTCGATAGTGATGGAGATGGCGCACCGGACGCTTGGAGAGGAGGGTGCGAAGTCGACTGCCAGTCCGCAAGTGGACTGGTGCTGGATCAGTTTCCCGAGACTGCGGCGGCCGCGGTTGATGCGGATCTGGATGGCTTGCCCGATCAGTGGAACGAAGGCTGCGACAGCGCCTGTCAGACCGCCTCGGGCCTGGCCCTCGATAGCCTGCCGAACGATAGCGACAATGATGGCATCAGCAATGCGGAGGATTACGACGACAATAATGACGGCATCGTAGACGCGGACGCCGACTCTGACGGCTTGATCGAAATTAGCAGCCTCGCTGAGCTGGATGCCATCCGACATAGCCTGGCAGGAGCAGGCTTGCGCTTAGTGGCCGATGGTGAATTAAATATTTCCGGTTGCCCGCATATTCCACACAACGGGGTTTTGCAGCAGCGTTGTAGCGGCTATGAACTGACCGCGGACCTGGATTTTGATACCAATGGTGATGGTGTTCTGGACAGCAATGACAGCTATTGGAATGAAGGTCAGGGATGGCAGCCGATCGGTGACAGTCTTGCCAATCCTTTTACTGCGGTATTCCATGGCAACGGCCACCTCATCCGTAACGTGATGAGCGCGCGCCCTACTACCGACTATCAGAGTCTATTCGGTTGTCTGGAAGATGCCACTGTTATGGATCTTGGACTGAATGGGCCCTTGATGCGTATTGAAGGTAATCGATACGTTGGCGGATTGGCGGGCGGTGTGCGCCGCAGCCAAATCTCTGCCGTTTTTGTTAGTGGCTTTATTCAGGGCAATACGATAACTAGTGGAGGTTTAGTTGGGTACGCGGTCGAGAGTGAGATCTCTACCAGTTATGTTACGGGTTCCGTAAGAGGAGTTGATGTTGTTGGTGGTTTGGTGGGGGTAAACGACGATAGCGATATCAATGCTAGCGTATCCACAGCATGGGTTTTCGGGAGTTCGCGCTCTGGCGGGCTTATCGGTTATGAAGAAGGCCGTCTTGGTGTCGTCAGCGCGAGTTACTGGGCTGAGGATGCGTCGGGCCAAACCTCTAGTAAAGGTGGTATCGGTGCCACCCTTGATGAACTTCGATGCCCCACCGGAGCGGATAACACCACTTGTGCAGATACCACGCTGTTCGACGGGTGGTCCAACCGAATAGATGGAAGTGGTAATACCTACTGGGATTTTGGTACTGATACTGAGTTGCCCGGCTTAGTGTTAAGCGGGACAGTGTATCGCGATGGTGACGGCGATGGTGCCGCAGATGCCGATGACGTCTACCCTGCAGAATTCGCCGGCAGTGTCGACAGCGACGTTGATGGCGCGATTGATTCATGGACCCCGGGCTGCGATGCCAACTGTCGTGCAGACAGTGGATTAACTCTGGATCATTTCCCGGATACCGCTGCAGCCATCGTGGATGCTGACTGGGATGGTTTACCGGACCATTGGAATGAAGGCTGCGATAGTGGCTGTCAATCTGCTTCCGGTCTGACGCTGGATAGCGCACTGAATGACACCGACAACGATGGCATCGTCAATTCTATCGATGACGATGACAACAGTGATGGCATCGTCGACGCGGATTCTGACTCTGATGGCTTGATAGAGGTTAGCACACTGGCGGAGCTGAATGCCATCCGGAACAGCCTGAGCGGTGGAGGTCTGCGTCTGGAGGCTGAAGGTGAATTAAACAGCTCGGGTTGTCCGTATATTGTTTACGATGGTGTGTTGCAGCAGCGTTGTCGCGGCTACGAATTAACCGCGGATCTGGACTTTGATACCAATGGCGATGGAATCCTCGATAGCAACGATACCTATTGGAATGACGGTGAGGGCTGGAAGCCGATTGGTAGAGATTACGAAAATGTATTCAGCGGGGTATTCCACGGCAATGGCCATGTTATCCGCAACCTGATGATCACGCGTCCCGATACGAATTTTCAGGGCCTGTTTGGGCATATCAGTAACGCCATCATCAAGGAACTGGGTCTGTCCGGTCCGCTGATGGCGGTAACGGGCCGTTATAACGTGGGTGGCCTGGCAGGTGTTGCACGCTATAGCCAAATCTCCGCCTCTTATGTCAGTGGCTCTGTAACCGGAACCGATGCTGCTATTGGTGGGTTAATCGGCTATGCCCCCTACTCTGAAATCAGTGCCAGTTTCACCACGGGCGCTGTAACTGGGGACAATGATGTCGGTGGTCTGGTGGGAGCGGCTTTCTACGGCCAAATCACAAACAGTATCTCCACGGCTTTTGTGTCTGCTCGACACTCTTCCGGTGGGTTAGCGGGTGACGTTTACGAGACTGCTGTCAACACAAGTTATTGGGCGGAAGACGCATCGGGCACAACTTCCAGTGATGGCGGCGGTACCGGCTTCAGCCTGGCGGAACTTCAGTGCCCAACCGCTGCAGATAATACTGTTTGCACAGACACCACACTGTTCGAGGGGTGGTCCGATTCAGTAGATGCAGACGGTAACACCTATTGGGATTTTGGCAGCAACTCTGAGCTTCCGGGTCTGCTGTTGAACGGTACGGTATACCGAGATGGTGACGGCGACGGTGCTGCAGATGCCGATGACCCCTACCCCGCTGAATTTGCCGGCGGTTTTGACAGCGATGGTGACGGTGCCATTGATTTCTGGACCCTGGGTTGCGATGCCGACTGCCGCGCAGCCAGTGGATTGATCCTGGATCAGTTCCCCGATACTGCGGCAGCCAGCGTGGATGCTGATTGGGATGGTTTACCCGATGAGTGGAACGACGGCTGCGACAGTGCCTGTCAGTCCGCTTCGGGTCTGACCCTCGACGACGATAACGACAATGACGGCGTGGCGAATGAGGTAGATGCCTTCCCGACCCATGCCGCCGCTGCTGTCGATGCCGACAATGATGGCCTGCCGGATGCCTGGCTCGACTCGTGCGACAGCGCCTGTCAATCCGGCTCGGGTCTGACCTTGGATGCTTCACTAAACGACACCGACAACGACGGAGTGGTGAACGACGAGGATGCATTTGTCGATAACGCAGCCGCGTCGGTGGATACTGATGGCGATGGCTTTCCAGACGCCTGGCTTGACTCGTGCGACAGTGCTTGTCAGTCCGCTTCGGGTCTGACCCTGGACGACGACAATGACGATGATGGTGTGGCAAATGAGGCAGATGCCTTCCCGATCCATGCCGCCGCTGCTGTCGATGCCGACAATGATGGCCATCCAGATGCCTGGCTCGACACCTGCGACAGCGCCTGTCAATCCGCTTCGGGTCTGACCCTGGACACGTCACTGAACGACACCGACAACGACGGCGTGGTGAACGACGAGGATGCCTTTGTCGACAACGCTGCCGCGTCAGTAGATGCCGACAATGATGGACTTCCAGACGCTTGGCTCGACTCGTGCGACAGCGCCTGTCAATCCGCCTCGGGGCTGACCCTGGACACGTCACTGAACGACACCGATAACGACGGTGTGGTGAACGACGAGGATGCCTTTGTCGATAACGCAGCCGCGTCGGTGGATACCGATGGGGATGGCCTGCCGGATGCGTGGCTCGACTCGTGCGACAGTGCCTGTCAATCCGCTTCGGGCCTGGCGTTGGACGACGATAACGACAATGACGGTGTAGCAAACGAGGCAGATGCCTTCCCGATCCATGCCGCCGCCTCAGTGGATGCCGATGATGATGGCTTTCCAGATGCCTGGCTCGACACCTGCGACAGCGCCTGTCAATCCGCTTCGAGCCTGACCCTGGACACGTCACTGAACGACACTGACAACGACGGAGTGGTAAACGACGAGGATGCCTTTGTCGGTAACGCCGCCGCGTCAGTAGATACCGACAATGATGGTCTTCCAGACGCCTGGCTTGACTCGTGCGACAGCGCTTGTCAGTCCGCTTCGGGTCTGACCTTGGATGACGACAATGACGATGACGGCGTGGCGAATGAGGCAGATGCCTTCCCGATCCATGCCGCCGCCTCAGTAGATGCCGACAATGATGGCCTTCCTGATGTGTGGCTCGACTCGTGCGACAGCGCCTGTCAATCCGCCTCGGGTCTGACATTGGATGCTTCACTGAACGACACCGATAACGACGGCGTGGTGAACGACGAGGATGCCTTTGTCGATAACGCCGCCGCGTCTGTGGATACCGATGGCGATGGTTTGCCGGATGCGTGGCTCGACTCGTGCGACAGTGCCTGTCAATCCGCTTCGGGCCTGGCGTTGGACGACGATAACGACAATGACGGTGTGGCAAACGAGGCAGATGCCTTCCCGATCCATGCCGCCGCATCAGTAGATGCCGATAATGATGGCCTGCCGGATGCCTGGCTCGACTCGTGCGACAGCGCCTGTCAATCCGCCTCGGGTCTGACACTGGACACTTCACTGAACGACACCGATAACGACGGAGTGGTGAATGACGAGGATGCATTTGTCGATAACGCAGCCGCGTCCGTGGACACTGATGGCGATGGTTTGCCGGATGCGTGGCTCGACACCTGCGACAGCACCTGCCAATCCGAATCGGGACTGACTTTGGACACGTCACTGAACGACACCGACAACGACGGTGTGGTAAACAGCGAAGACGCCTACCCCACCGATCCGGATCGTGCAGAAGATGAAGACGCGCCGGAAATGGCCAGCGTGCCGGAATCCATCAGCGTGGCCGCCACCGGCGAAACCACCCTGGTTACCCTGGATGTGGTGCAGGCCCAGGCGCATGACAACTTCGACGATCAGCTGGATTATCAGGTAGAGCTGGATGGCGAGGTGTTGGTGCGCAATGCCGAGCAGCAGGTATCGCTGCCGAGCGGCGCACTGACTCTGGACTGGGTGGCTGTAGACGATGCGGGCAACCGCTCCGAGCCCATGGCGCAAACCGTCAAGGTTTACCCGCTGGTGCGCTTCAGCCTGAGTGAATCTGTCACCGGTGAGCAGAACCTGGCAGAAGTGGCGGTCAGCCTGTCCGGCCCCTCCCCCGAGTATCCGGTTGCGGTACTGGTCGACTGGATCGAGGCCGACAGTGATGCCAACGCGGCGGACCTGGTCACCGAAGGTCAAAATGGTGTGGACCTCGCCAATCTGGGTCTCATCATCGAGTCGGCGGATGCACTGGAAAATGCGGTATTGGAAATCCCGGTCGCCGCCGATGATGAAGTGGAGCCGGATGAATACTTCACGCTCGAATTGAACTCGGCCTGGGCCGGCGAAGATGAACCCTTTGCGATGCCCATTGATGAGGATCACCAGCGCCATCGCATGACGTTCACCGATACCAATATCGCACCGACGGCGGAAGTCAGTGCGGTACAGGCTGGCGAACCGGGCAGTGTGTTTATCACCGATGCCGGCGAAGTGACGGTAACCGCCGAGGTGACCGACGTAAACGGTGGCGACAGCCACAGCTACCAGTGGTATACCGACGAATTGCCGGTGACCCCGGGAGATCAGGCATCCTTCACGTTTGATCCGCAGGTTATGTCCCAGGGGGACTACAGTATCCGCGTTGTGGTAACGGACGATGGCAATCCGATGTTGTCATCGGATGAGGTCACTTTCGAGTTCACGCTGGAAGAGGCGGAAGTCCCGGATGACGGTGGTAATGATGAAGGCGGCGCTGACGACGGTGATTCCGATGATGGAGATTCTGACGGCGGTCAGGATTCCGGTGGTGGTCAAAACCCGCCAAGCACGGGAGGCGGTAGCTCCGGTGGTTCCAGCGGTGGCAGCATTAACCTCTGGTTACTGTGCCTGCTGACGCTCGCCGGGCTGTGGCGCCGAAGGCTCATACGCTAG
- a CDS encoding ArsR/SmtB family transcription factor, protein MRPFKHPDPSDFVLERVLYALSDPVRLEIVRKLAETKEASCGELDGGRPKSSMSHHFRVLRDSGLVCTYGVGTTHMNSLRREDIEKRFPGLLDAVLGNL, encoded by the coding sequence ATGAGACCTTTCAAGCATCCCGACCCCAGTGATTTCGTACTCGAGCGTGTCCTCTACGCCCTGAGCGACCCGGTGCGCCTGGAGATAGTGCGCAAGCTGGCGGAAACCAAGGAGGCGAGCTGCGGCGAGCTGGACGGCGGGCGGCCCAAATCGAGCATGTCACACCACTTTCGGGTGCTGCGGGATTCCGGGCTGGTGTGCACCTACGGGGTGGGGACCACGCATATGAACTCTCTGCGCAGGGAAGATATCGAGAAGCGCTTTCCGGGATTGCTGGATGCGGTTTTGGGGAATCTCTGA
- a CDS encoding NADH:flavin oxidoreductase/NADH oxidase — translation MSALFQPFSLKDVTLRNRIAVPPMCQYSAVDGRVNDWHLANYTGQARGGAGLVIVEATAVAPEGRITPACAGIWNDDLAQAFVPTVESIKAQGAVPGIQIAHAGRKASANRPWEGDDHIGDEDPRGWQTIAPSAIPFGGHLSKEPREMTEEDIARVQQDFVQAARRAREVGFEWLELHFAHGYLAQSFFSDHSNQRSDAYGGSAENRSRFLRETFAAVREVWPENLPLTIRFGVLEFDGRDEQTLSESIDLVKRLKGDGLDMISVSIGFSTPEANIPWAPAFMGPIAERVRSEAQIPVSSAWGFGEPQIANNAVEQGQLDLVMVGKAHLANPHWTYQAARELKVDKASWTLPAPYAHWLERY, via the coding sequence ATGTCCGCGCTGTTCCAACCCTTTTCCCTGAAAGACGTCACCCTGCGCAACCGCATCGCGGTGCCACCCATGTGCCAGTACTCCGCCGTTGACGGGCGGGTCAATGATTGGCACCTGGCCAACTACACCGGTCAGGCCCGCGGCGGCGCAGGTCTGGTGATCGTGGAGGCCACGGCGGTGGCGCCCGAGGGGCGTATCACCCCGGCCTGTGCCGGTATCTGGAACGACGACTTGGCCCAGGCCTTTGTGCCTACCGTAGAGTCCATCAAGGCCCAGGGCGCGGTGCCGGGCATCCAGATTGCCCACGCCGGGCGCAAGGCCAGCGCCAACCGTCCCTGGGAGGGTGACGACCATATCGGCGATGAAGACCCGCGCGGCTGGCAGACCATCGCGCCCTCGGCGATTCCCTTTGGTGGGCATCTGTCGAAAGAGCCGCGGGAAATGACGGAAGAGGATATCGCCCGGGTGCAGCAGGACTTCGTGCAGGCCGCGCGCCGCGCCCGCGAGGTGGGTTTCGAGTGGCTGGAGCTGCATTTTGCCCACGGCTATCTGGCCCAGAGTTTCTTCTCCGACCACTCCAACCAGCGCAGCGATGCCTACGGCGGCAGTGCAGAAAACCGCAGCCGCTTCCTGCGCGAAACCTTTGCCGCGGTGCGCGAGGTGTGGCCGGAGAACCTGCCCCTTACAATCCGTTTCGGTGTGCTGGAATTCGATGGGCGCGACGAGCAGACCCTGAGCGAGTCCATCGACCTGGTCAAACGCCTGAAAGGCGACGGCCTGGATATGATCAGTGTGAGCATCGGTTTCAGCACGCCCGAGGCCAATATTCCCTGGGCGCCGGCGTTTATGGGGCCAATCGCGGAGCGGGTGCGCAGTGAGGCGCAGATTCCGGTATCTTCCGCCTGGGGTTTTGGAGAGCCGCAGATTGCGAATAATGCCGTGGAGCAGGGGCAGTTGGATCTGGTCATGGTGGGCAAGGCACACCTGGCCAATCCGCACTGGACCTATCAGGCGGCGCGGGAGCTGAAGGTAGATAAAGCCTCCTGGACTCTGCCCGCACCCTACGCCCACTGGCTGGAGCGCTACTAA
- a CDS encoding LLM class flavin-dependent oxidoreductase gives MQAYSLLDLSPIAENSDAGRALRNSRDLAQHAEQWGYKRFWMAEHHNMDGVASAATAVALGFIAEGTEKIRVAAGGVMLPNHSPLVVAEQFGTLAALYPDRVDLGLGRAPGTDGATMRALRRDPLQAADNFPEDVRELLYFFEPQRDGQRVRAVPGVGLKVPVWLLGSSLYSAQLAAALGLPFAFASHFAPAMLQQALHIYRENFTPSRYLEKPYAAAGINVFAADSDEEGRHLMTSLQQQFLALRRGTPGRLQPPVDNLESVASKSELMQVQQSLAETAVGSRETVAAWIDRFLERTPVDELIVTGAIYDHPARLKSFDLAAQVLRERLS, from the coding sequence ATGCAAGCCTATTCCCTGCTCGATTTATCCCCGATCGCGGAAAACAGCGATGCGGGCCGCGCCCTGCGCAACTCCCGCGACCTGGCCCAACACGCGGAGCAGTGGGGCTACAAGCGCTTCTGGATGGCGGAGCACCATAATATGGATGGCGTGGCCAGTGCGGCCACGGCAGTGGCGCTGGGGTTTATTGCCGAGGGCACGGAAAAAATTCGCGTCGCCGCTGGCGGTGTGATGTTGCCCAATCACTCCCCCCTTGTGGTGGCCGAGCAATTTGGCACCCTGGCCGCGCTCTATCCAGATCGGGTGGACCTGGGGCTGGGGCGTGCGCCGGGCACCGACGGCGCTACCATGCGCGCGCTGCGTCGCGACCCGCTCCAGGCCGCAGACAACTTCCCCGAGGATGTGCGCGAGCTGCTTTATTTCTTCGAGCCGCAGAGGGATGGCCAGCGTGTGCGCGCAGTTCCGGGAGTGGGCCTGAAAGTGCCTGTGTGGCTGCTGGGTTCCAGCCTGTACAGCGCACAACTGGCGGCGGCGCTGGGCTTGCCTTTTGCCTTTGCCTCGCACTTCGCCCCGGCCATGCTGCAGCAGGCCCTGCATATTTACCGGGAGAATTTCACTCCCTCCCGCTATCTGGAAAAACCCTACGCCGCGGCGGGCATCAATGTTTTTGCGGCGGATAGCGACGAAGAGGGTCGGCACCTGATGACGTCCTTGCAGCAGCAGTTCCTGGCCCTGCGTCGGGGCACACCGGGCAGGCTTCAGCCACCGGTGGATAACCTGGAATCCGTCGCTTCAAAGTCGGAGCTGATGCAGGTGCAGCAGTCACTGGCGGAAACCGCGGTGGGTTCGCGGGAGACGGTGGCGGCCTGGATAGACCGTTTTCTGGAGAGAACCCCGGTGGACGAACTGATCGTCACCGGGGCCATTTACGATCATCCGGCGAGGCTGAAATCTTTCGATCTCGCCGCGCAGGTTTTGCGTGAGCGCCTGAGCTAA